Within the Salvia hispanica cultivar TCC Black 2014 chromosome 4, UniMelb_Shisp_WGS_1.0, whole genome shotgun sequence genome, the region tcatttttccacTGTAAATACAACGATTCCTTTCTCTATCATACCTCAAAACCATGTACataaagtataatattacTACCATCAAAATCTAAACAAGAAGAAGCTGTAGAATCCCTAAATCACTTACCTTTTTTGTTACATTTAGAGAATCCTCTCACATCCCCTTGGAAAGGGGCAGAGTCGGTGACAATGGCAGCTGCTGCAATCCCAATTGGGCAGTCGGCGAAAACAGGGTTCCGTATGGAGACTTCGGCGAAGGAATGCACCCAAATGGCAGCGGCGACAAAGGCAGCGAAGGAAACGGAGGCATGGAAGCAAAAGACGCCGCGAAATTCGGTTGCTGTGGTGGTGGAATCGCCGATTGCTGCGGCGGAGCGGTAGAGGAAATGTATGAGCTCTGCAGAAAACGCATGTATGCAGAGACCGGCGACTCGGATTGGGGAATTAGGGATTCAGGCCGATGAGCAGAAGGCCAATTAGACGAAGAAGCTGAAGCCGAGCTCTGGAAAAACCGCATGTAGGCGGAAATCGGCGACTCCGCCGCCGGGTGAACGGACGGAAGCGGCGGCAGAGGCGTCAACGGCTGCTGGACGCCGCTAATTTGGGGGCGATTGACGATTTGAGCGAGGGGAGGGGGGCGAATCCTCTGCAGGCGCGAGCTCGGCGGCCTGGGCTGCGGCGGCGCAGCCGGCGCCGGTAACCGCTCGTGCGCCGGCGAGCCGGTGAGCTTCTGAACGACGTCGCGGAAATCGTTTTTGTTGATGTTGTAGACCGGCGGCTGCTGCGATTGGGTCGAATTAGGGTCCAGAATCGAAACTGCGGAGACGGAGGGCGGTGGTAGCGCCGCCGCGGGTGGCGGAGGGAGGGGTTTCCGAATAGGTTTAGCAATTTTGTGGGAATTTCTGCTTACATGCTTGAGATAGGCATCTCTGTTGCTGGCTGAGCTGCTGCTTCCACTGTTACTGTAAGATGCGGAAGAAGATGAATCGTCGCCGAGAAATCCTCCTTTTTCCATCTCCTTCTTCGTAGCAGCATAAACACtcgatttttctctctctatttgaAGAATTTGGGGGAATCTGTGTCGCTAAATGCGAAATTAATATCGCAGAGAATATTAGGTTTTGGTGTTCTTCGGGAAGGGGCGAGTGTGCAGTGAGTGTTGTACTGTGCGCTGCGTGGGAGGTACGTTGTTTTTATCCTTGATTGGCTTTGGGTCCACCGACGTAttgttttttcggtttttgaCTGAGGTTGCTTTTAAAGGCATAATCCATAGCTAtattcttttccattttcgaTATAATGGCCTTTTTCTGAATCTATTAAATTGATTTCAccttttaaaatgttaatttacAAAAGGCGACAAATTATGTTTATGAGTCCTATTTGCTTgtaaatccaaaatcaagactaaatctccacccttggattttaaagtGAGTGTAAATCTCTCcatccttagattttaaaatgagtggatgagattaaaactcacaaatctcaataaatattagataaaatatcaacaaaagggtaatatcgtcattatgttatcatatgataattttcgtgagttttttttatatcaacattgtgtttacaaatatcaacaatatgacattagaatatcaacaggacaagaaaatatcaacacatttttattgagattggacatgcataatattgagattttacctacaatatattgagattttttattgcatttattgataaaagttgcttatcaacatgtacgaatattgaaatataatttatcaaatttcatcacccgaacatcgtcggaacatatgcaattgagatctcgttggaatccttattaaattatctttaatttgatatatttttttgaaaaaataatttaaattgagagagctacgtaaatttaaagatttgagatgattttgaggagagagagtagttagttataattactatatatataatttgacattaatactcttttaatttaattaataattatttaaatttaaaatatattacacttgacattatatcaaccataaaatcttctaatctaatctaatggttaaaaattggtctcaattttagatggataattagttaacaattgatccCATTCCTTACTCTTactctttaaatttaaaattaatggaCTCGAATAAGTATTTGTATTCTATATTAGCGACTTTTATATTAGGCTAGACAAGGTAATTTACAACTTTATCGTCATGAGGATCGATAGTAAATTTACACAATTTAAACACTTTCATAATATGTTGTtaagaaaatgttaattatgaatctatcttcatctttggttattttatcaaatttatctCAACTTCTAATATTTGCAATTTTATGTCCATTTAATATTGTATCAATTTTTATCTTCGGAATTCATTCCGTCGGTGGAAATTGGAATCATGACATAATTGAGTCAAAAGATAATCTATTATTTCTATCTCAAAAATGAtataagaatattattttttctttttataaatgattatatgaatttattaaattgatataatttgtCGGGAGTCACGTAAAAAAATATCCATAAAAATGAGAAGTTTCTAGAAAGGATAGATGAATAGTAAATATACTAAATATCTTTAGTAGGTAACAAAATTAGAGCATACTCTTACTTAGAGACTTTTTGATATAATGAAATGGAACGGTGGAATGAAATGAACCTACTACTTGCTTCCTTAGGGTTTTCATGTTTCTAGAAAGCATAGATTTATGAGGAATATCACTTAAAAGCAATAGAGTATGATTACAAAATAAGAGTTCTGCCAAACTTATTACAGTTCACATGTTGGGCCAAAATTCATTAGAGGAGCCCAATGAGCCTATATTTTATGAAGGATATAAAACATGATCCGAATCTATGATTTAAAATCTATGCTTTCGGTTTAAAACATGgattcaaattaaaacatgGACCCAAATTAATTACAGAAGCTCAATGGGCTGAtattttacacaaaatataatcattCTAAATTTCGGTTTAAAGTTCATATCGTggattcaaatatattttacacaaaatataatcattttaaatttcggTTTAAAGTTCATATTGTggattcaaataatttgctTTATTTACATAGGATGAGATCGAAATCCTGACCTTAACCATTCAATCCAACTCAATCAtctattcttttaatatttaattcatttttatctctttCACATTATCTTTCACGTCATCAATATCCATCCAAACCAatcatattcttttatatagtTTATCAATGATCACCCAACCAtaccattatatatttatttttatatattttttaaaaatattattattattattattatataaaatataaaatatttattattgcgtagtaaaattaaaaaaaaaacacaataaatggaaaactaaaaattataaaaataaataaatagaaaacataAGTTACAATATTGGTAGATGAGAAAAggagattttttatttcaccAAAGAAGAAGGATTATATGAGGAGAAAAGatgagatttttttgtgtGCAAACTATGGCATATGCGATCTCTATTcgtaaatgatgaaaaattatgaattttgatagtataattttttataaatttgtaatatactactccctccgtcccgcttaagatgacacgttttcctttttagtttgtcccaactaagatgacacctttcctttttggtaactttctctctccaattaatacactcaaccactttttctcactcctattaaaatatccatatttctttatctctctactttaatacttacactcaccttttctctctccaattaaacactttaaccaataattcctaaaaccccgtgccggctaagcaatgtatcatcttagccgggacggagggagtaatatatttaagatatataaattttagttaaaaaaatttatcaaccAATGAGAATGTGTCATTTGGCACAATCTCATTGGCTGAGTCATTGAATAAGTTGACCAACCAAGCGGTTGATGGTTGCCTTTGAACCGAGCTCAATTAGAGAGATAGACcgtttaaattaattttttaatttttgttaaatgcactttttaaaatgcaacatgAGGTGGCAATTGAACCCCACAACCGATGAGCATGGCCTAAGAACGAGAAGCCGAATCATCATGCCAGCCCTATTGATTCATATGCGAGTATGATTTAGTTCAACGTTAAATTTGAATTAGGCATTTGCTTTTAATCTAAAGAAAAAGTATaggaaatgtaaaaaataatataaaaaacaaaaactttctGAAAATATTCATATCTTTGGCCAGAATCggaattagataaaaatataagggCATCATTGCAAACCCTCTACCTTGTTTCCAAAGAAaagcatatttatttcaaaactcTCTTCTCCAGCAAAATTATTTGCAATCGGAAAAGAGGTATTTTCCTCTGAATTGAAAAATGGCGGGCATGGAGAGACTTCACCGAATGTTCGCCGGCGCCGGAGGAGCCCTCGGCCACCCTCCGCCGGACTCCCCGACTCTCGACTCATCCGAACAAGTCTACATTTCGTCTCTAGCCCTTCTCAAAATGCTCAAACACGGTAAATCTAGGGTTTCTATTGGGATCGtaaattgattcaattatCATGCGCTTTCTCTTCCTTCGATGATTTAGTTAAGTTAGGGTTTATGATGTTTGTTGTCAATTGTTGCAGGTAGAGCGGGGGTGCCGATGGAGGTGATGGGGCTGATGCTGGGGGAGTTTGTGGACGAGTACACGGTGCGTGTGGTGGACGTCTTCGCGATGCCGCAGAGTGGAACCGGTGTCAGTGTCGAGGCCGTCGATCACGTTTTCCAGACTAATATGCTTGATATGCTGAAGCAGACCGGCAGGTACCCgaattactattaaattattcgtGATCTAGATTCAATGTTAGAAAATAGTTGCAGTTGTGGTTAGTTATTTAGCTGTTGTATGATCTACAGCTTTCTCATTAGTCTTTCTTGAGCTGTGCTTGGATTTACAATGTTTCTGCAATAAGCGTCTCGGTTGTTTATTGCTAAAATTACAGAATATGCAGAATTTTCAGAATATGTGCTGTGAAAACAGGATAATATGGCTGAGATTGAATACTTTTGAAATAGGGTTTCAGATATTAAAGCAATCATTTGCATAGACATTTAGTAGGGAAAAGAAGCTTTATCTTTTCTAATTTGTTCCGAATATAAATTTGACTGCTATGTGCTATCTGTTGAAGTGCTGGgtattagtttattaattaatattcatcaAGAGTAGTATCATTTTGATACTATGTTTCTTTGTGTTGGTTCTGTTGATACTGGAATATCCTTTTTCTGAACTTTACATTGTTGAAAGAAATTTCCTTTTACTTCATAGCTTAGTTTAATGTAATTTGTTGTCCCTTGATAATGAAGCATGTACTGTTTCCTATATTGCAGACCTGAGATGGTGGTTGGTTGGTACCACTCACATCCTGGCTTTGGATGTTGGCTTTCTGGTGTTGACATTAACACTCAGCAGGTTGTCATTTTTCCACATTAGTCTCTGTTGgtctaaaatattattgattaatttaaatatgctATGTATATCTTAGGACTTGGGGGATGGTTATTGCTTACAAATTGTTGTGCCTATGATctttatttttgcattttgatGTATGCAATATTTAACCCTTGATGCACCTTATGTTCTATTTCTGGAAAGTGGAAAGGGGATCATGCATTTAACCATTAGCACAAACATTCTGTATCCTACTTCTCATGTATCATGAGTTGTTTCTACCTCTAGGGTATCATGACTCATTCGGTCAAGTTTTTTTAACTACAAGTGTGCGTTCTCAATCTGACTAACTGATGTAATTATGATGCAGAGCTTTGAAGCTCTGAACCAGAGGGCAGTAGCTGTGGTGGTAGATCCAATTCAGAGTGTTAAAGGAAAGGTGGTCATTGATGCCTTCCGCCTCATTAACCCTCAAACAATGATGCTGGGTCAAGAACCACGACAAACCACATCTAATGTGGGTCACCTCAATAAACCATCTATCCAGGTAAATTTTGAAGCTCAGTGACTTCCATTAAAATTGTCTTACAATCAGTgtctaattttgatttgatccCTCGCCAGGCTTTGATTCATGGGTTGAACAGGCATTATTACTCCATAGCTATAAATTACCGGAAGAATGAACTTGAGGAGAAGATGCTCCTTAATCTTCACAAAAAGAAATGGACTGATGGACTGACCCTCCAGCGGTTTGACACCCACTCCAAAACAAATGAGCAGACAGTCCAGGTATACTATTCAATTTCTTCGATTTGGATTATATGTTGTTTGAAGGGATCAATATTAcaagaaatagaaaatcacaCTAATTCCTGCACATCTAAATTGCCATGCATTTTCGCTTTCTTGTTCTAATGTAATTTATGTATCATTTGTCTACAAAAACAGGAGATGCTAAATCTAGCGATCAAGTACAATAAAGCAGTGCAGGAGGAGGATGAGCTGCCACCTGAGAAACTAGCAATTGCTAATGTGGGAAAGCAAGATGCGAAGAAGCATCTCGAGGAGCATGTGTCAAACTTGATGTCTTCAAACATAGTTCAAACTTTGGGTACTATGCTGGACACGGTTGTTTTCTAGATTTTGGAGTTGAGAGCCATACGAAACAGTCGTTTCTTCAGAGAATGTACGCATTTGTTTCTATTCTCCTCGACCTTATATAGACTCTGGTTTCATGCAAGAGAGTAATTACTTCTAAAATAGTTTCTACTTTTACTTTGTTTGTACCTTCGCTCATTTTGTATTCATATCAAATTTCTGGTATTTGTTTCTGcaatttattgaattcaaagctcataactcaaaaatcaaagtacaATTTCACtgctattttttatcattgaaAAGCCATAGGAGGCAAGTCCATCTTGAAGAACTCAgcaatttttttcaatctttgttTGGCCTTTTCACCTTCCAACTCATCCAGATGAAAGCAATGATCCTCGCCTTGTGTTTCGTGGATCTCGACTGCACCCAACCACCCGCTCTGAGCCAACGCTTGAAAGTAAAGCCACCCTCTATCCTTCAAAAGATCCTTCTCAGCCACAGTAACCAGCACCCTCCAGCATCCAAGCCCAGCCAAGCTCATCCCTCCCGTTGCCATCGGGTTGATCCATGGGTCGTCTAGCGGGCATGATGGGCAAACCACATTCCACAGCCGGTCCACGTATGCCTTCTTTTCCATGTCCAACCCCTCCGAACCGATAGGATCCGAACCCCAAAAATACGGGTCAATCAGCACAGCCCCCCGGATTCCCACATTAAGCCCTCCATTTTGACCTGCAGCCATAGCCAGGTTATGAACTATGTTCCCTCCGGCGCTGTCACCGGCCAGAAAGACGCTCTGGAAGTCGGCATGGTGGTTCAGCATGGGCTCGGGGCCATCACCATTGCAGTGGGAAGCCACCCAGTGTAGTGTGGCCCATGAATCTTCGTATGCGACCGGGAGATGATGCTCGGGAGCCCTTCTGTAGTGCACGGAGACTGTGATGACTCGGGATTCGTGCACAAGGGCGTTTAGGAAATTGTGGTAGAGTGGACTGGACGGGGTGTGCACAAGAAATGCACCACCGTGGTAGTACACTAGAAGAGGGAGTTTCTCATTGGTGCTGCTGAGTTTTGGGAGATAGATTCTTGCATAGACTTCTGTTTCTGGGATAATGTTTGTGACATCTTTTGATAAAACGCCGGTGTCTGGATCAGTGCCTGCCGGAACGACATCTGTTCCCTTCAGCCTCTCGACACGGCCGTTTTTGTAGGCTCTGATATATGGGAGAAACTCGAATTCGAGCTCGGTCTCCATGTCAgccaagagagagagagagagaaactagTTGTGGTTTTTTGTAGTGTAttgatagatagatagatagatagatatagTTGATGGAGTGGATATGAATTCTTCCTTGTGTTTTCTCCACACCTTATTTTGTGGGTAAGTGTTGATAGATGTTGTGTGTTTTTGTCCACATTTTACAACTATTGTaggataaaacaaaataaaatagaaaatttcaaattatattcaaaCATACCACTGCTATCAATATATCATCACTGTACTGTGGCTAGGGCTGCTAAACGGGTTCGTGTATCGGTTATTTCACCAATCCTCCCCGATACTGGTGACTCTAGCGCCCTTCCTCCATGACCAAGGATCTGATGGTGACTTCAGCGGAGGAGGCAGCAAAAAGGCTTTCTTCGAGAGGCCAAACGGCCGCCCTTCATTCTGCATGAGCTCTAGAATAACAGCGGATTGCTTTCTCAAATCTCGATAACCCGTCTCGTTCCAGCTCAAGGATCGCGAGAAACGCTTCTTGACTGAGAAAAACGCGTTGTAGCTTGTAGCACTCGAACATCTACAAAGCCGAGTAGCTGCACCAGAAGACGACCTGCGCTTGCATTTGGACTCCATGTATTTGGTCATGACCGCTGACACGAATACCTGCAATGAGTTTCCGAAGAAAATCAAGCTACTTAGAAACACACTGAAACGGAGTAGCAATGGAGGTGATGATGCCGAGTTACTTCgtcttcttcatcaaaatcgCAGGCTGAATCTTCTGCTTCGGAGATGAGCTTCCCTGGAAAAAGAGGGCAATTGGAGAACCTATCTTTCAGAGCAGAGGAGAGAAATTTGCAGATGATGCAAGGATACCGATAAAACATAGTCGCAACGAGGAAGAAATGTGTACAAGAATGAATGGATGTGTTGATAGTTTGTAGATGAAGATTTACAGACATATATATGTGTGCATTTTTGTGAATTCATTTCTGATTATGAGTATTTTCAACGACCTATAGAAAGGTTGAGTCTTTGGGGTGAAGCCAAAGTTAAAAAAGCAGATAGAATACTTTACCAGAAACCAAATTTTCACTCAAATTCTAAACAAAGACTGTTCAagcacttttttattttcattttcagtaTGTGAAATGCTGAATATGTCTATTTACCATAATGACATAGATCATAATTTGGACAAAATTGAAATCTTGCCATATATGAGCATAAATGTCAAAATTGGGTTAtcttaaaatcaaactaataaattaattaatgtaaagaGGATGTATTGCCCTCATAATTCAATATGAATAGAGTACTTTTTATGAATGCCAACTAAGTATCGTCAGTTGAGACACGTGGCTCAGCTCGACTCGATCGTTTCAATTCATTTACAGCTCGGCTCGGCTCGTTACAGCCTTAACGTGTCAAGCCGAGCAGTAAATGCATGTAAATGACAAGCAGGGAGAATCTTGTGCCAAAATCAAACCCCTTTTTCAATCCAGATAGCAATATGTttcaactataaataaatcgtaacaaatagagtaaaaattacttttttaactcaaaaCTGTGCTTATATGAATGGgtattgaaaacaaaatctaTCATCCAACTCATTGATAATAATACAATCAACATTGGCCCTCAATCAATAACTAGACGCAGTTTCAGAGAGCACGATCCACACGGAAGAACAATCGATGCTGGCAAAGACGAAGACGAAGGGGAATGCAGCGAAACCTCACCTCCAACTCTTTGAATCCGATATCCCATTTCATCCAATTCACAAGacataatagagaagaaaTCACCACACCTGCATTGATAGGATAATTCGAAGCTGtctccatcttcttcttcttcgtcttcgacaACCGCCATATCTCCTAAGCGCACGTCTTCTGCAGCTAGAGCTTCCTGCCTCAACGTCCTCAATTCTTGGTCGTAGAGGGCCCGTAACCCTGGATCACAGAGCACTCTCCACGCCCTCTGCAACTCAATAAACTCATTCCCTAGGGAATCCCCGAGTTTGTCTGGATGGAAAGCGATAATGGCAGATCGATAAGTTTTACGGATTTCTTCTTGGCTTGCATCTTCCTTCACACCAATGGTCTCATAGTGGGTTCTGATGCACAAGTTGTGGCTCCTTGTCATGATCTATCAATGTCCAAAAACATCCAAGATTGATCATTGGCAATGAAGATCAACATCAGAATCAAATAAATACCATAAACCTCTAAACCCTAAACTTAACATGTGTATAATTAACCAAGAATTACACCAGATTTTTTTAGCACAGGTTGATCTCTAATGATTAAGTCAATAAAAAGCATCACTGAATCTATAAACGTTTTGATAAGAACATTACCCCAGgttttacaaattaatttgatcaaacaTGAGGAAATGCAAATGTATTTAGTTTCCTTCATTTTAGCAAGCAGAGTGAGCCAATTTTTCTAACCTAAACCCCTCACAAAAAAAGATCATGTTTTACACCCAATTATCATTTGAAAGCATCTGAAACAGCCATATTGTgcaaaaacgaaaaaaaaaatcgactATTCGAGCctaatttggaaattttgagCAAAAAAACGGATAATTCTTATTTCAAGGATGCATTAATCACAATTCCTTCAAGTATTTCATCAATCAAGTATCAAATATCAAGCTGTGCGACTTACCTAACGTGATTGTGCCGGCGGCGCAGAGCGGTGCGGCGAATAGAGAGAAATAGCAGAGCCAGAGATGTGGATATTTTCCTCTCCtttgcttttaatttattttatttaagtaaatTTACAGGTCAGCACTTAAATTTGTCCTActaatataggagtagtaatttgAAGCTGGTATTGAAATATACTCCAAactttttgaaattgaaatatactacctcttttatttgagttattcCTTTTCATGTGTCTCCTTCAGTATCAGAAAACAATAGAAGTAACTTTcaattgtataattaattagtataatttttaattgtctCTCAATAGATGGGGTGAAAGTTGCTTCAGCccttatttgaaatatttgggATATAGTCTATGTTACAAGTTGATTCGTAGAGGTGAGATATGTGTATCGTTAGACTAATTCGACTACagattatttgaaatattaggGCACAAAACTTATTATTGAGCGACAGCTTGGAAACTACACATGTCTGAGCCGGATATGAGACGCAAAGATGCGGATAGAGTAACATTTACACCATAAGTTACACCACTTAAGTTGTCATATTtaacaactttaaaatatccaaTAATGGCACATTCAATACTATGatttaattgcttttttttgtcaaatacaTTACTCCTATCTTAATACCTATGTGCTGTGTTGAAATGGGTCATACGTTTGATCAGTGCCAACTTCTGGTCTGAATGATAACAGAGCATCACCATCCCTACACCTACCAATTCTCGTGCTTCCACGGTCCGAAAAACGAGAGGCGACCGCGACCGCCACTCGTCATAATAACCCCCACCATTAACCATCAGCCGACCACTCCCGACGCCCACGGCACAACCAGCGGTGCTCGTGGGTGTGCATCTCGATAAGCTTCAGAATACCGGTCCTTGAAGTTCGACTGTGGTGTCTCTGACTGCAGAGAACGATCACGATTAGGATTTCAACTGCGAGATGTGAATTTGATTTCATGATCCAACTTACATATTTGAGCCAGCATTCTCGATATTTGTGGTTGTAGACATCGGGAGAGAAGCATCCGGTCTCGGACGGGCAATAAACCCATATGTTGCATTTCCTCTGCCCAGGTTTGGCTCGTTTTGCGTGATCCAAACACGCCATACAACAGTCATAGGCGGACTCCTTATGGTGGGTGAGGCCCCATCTCACAGCGGCACCACCATAGTCGGTGTGAAGTTCAGTGTGGCATTCGGGTGGTAGCTGTCTCCCTGGCAACATCTCTTTATCTGAAACAAAGGGAATATTTCTCAGTTATAACCGAATCGGAACAGAAAAACCACACTGAAACGGTTTTTT harbors:
- the LOC125222783 gene encoding VQ motif-containing protein 9-like; this encodes MEKGGFLGDDSSSSASYSNSGSSSSASNRDAYLKHVSRNSHKIAKPIRKPLPPPPAAALPPPSVSAVSILDPNSTQSQQPPVYNINKNDFRDVVQKLTGSPAHERLPAPAAPPQPRPPSSRLQRIRPPPLAQIVNRPQISGVQQPLTPLPPLPSVHPAAESPISAYMRFFQSSASASSSNWPSAHRPESLIPQSESPVSAYMRFLQSSYISSTAPPQQSAIPPPQQPNFAASFASMPPFPSLPLSPLPFGCIPSPKSPYGTLFSPTAQLGLQQLPLSPTLPLSKGM
- the LOC125219183 gene encoding 26S proteasome non-ATPase regulatory subunit 14 homolog, translating into MAGMERLHRMFAGAGGALGHPPPDSPTLDSSEQVYISSLALLKMLKHGRAGVPMEVMGLMLGEFVDEYTVRVVDVFAMPQSGTGVSVEAVDHVFQTNMLDMLKQTGRPEMVVGWYHSHPGFGCWLSGVDINTQQSFEALNQRAVAVVVDPIQSVKGKVVIDAFRLINPQTMMLGQEPRQTTSNVGHLNKPSIQALIHGLNRHYYSIAINYRKNELEEKMLLNLHKKKWTDGLTLQRFDTHSKTNEQTVQEMLNLAIKYNKAVQEEDELPPEKLAIANVGKQDAKKHLEEHVSNLMSSNIVQTLGTMLDTVVF
- the LOC125219182 gene encoding probable carboxylesterase 2, with amino-acid sequence METELEFEFLPYIRAYKNGRVERLKGTDVVPAGTDPDTGVLSKDVTNIIPETEVYARIYLPKLSSTNEKLPLLVYYHGGAFLVHTPSSPLYHNFLNALVHESRVITVSVHYRRAPEHHLPVAYEDSWATLHWVASHCNGDGPEPMLNHHADFQSVFLAGDSAGGNIVHNLAMAAGQNGGLNVGIRGAVLIDPYFWGSDPIGSEGLDMEKKAYVDRLWNVVCPSCPLDDPWINPMATGGMSLAGLGCWRVLVTVAEKDLLKDRGWLYFQALAQSGWLGAVEIHETQGEDHCFHLDELEGEKAKQRLKKIAEFFKMDLPPMAFQ
- the LOC125219184 gene encoding diphthamide biosynthesis protein 4-like, with the protein product MTRSHNLCIRTHYETIGVKEDASQEEIRKTYRSAIIAFHPDKLGDSLGNEFIELQRAWRVLCDPGLRALYDQELRTLRQEALAAEDVRLGDMAVVEDEEEEDGDSFELSYQCRCGDFFSIMSCELDEMGYRIQRVGGKLISEAEDSACDFDEEDEVFVSAVMTKYMESKCKRRSSSGAATRLCRCSSATSYNAFFSVKKRFSRSLSWNETGYRDLRKQSAVILELMQNEGRPFGLSKKAFLLPPPLKSPSDPWSWRKGARVTSIGEDW